One window from the genome of Ammoniphilus sp. CFH 90114 encodes:
- a CDS encoding bifunctional riboflavin kinase/FAD synthetase, with product MIIQHLQYPLEALEYHPSVLAIGYFDGVHQGHRRVIQKAMDVAKEKGLSSAVMTFHPHPREILGQSGYTHYLTPLEEKLNLLEKMGIELAYVVDFDIPFSSVYPQDFINEFLIPLQARHIVVGFDYTFGYRGKGTAFTLQEYSHNRYGLDVVSPITRYGEKISSTIIREYLYGGKIQEATEFLGRPYSIKGIVIHGEKRGRQIGFPTANIGLEDPYLIPRTGVYAVRIYFEEKILYGVMNIGIKPTFEQEKKEKSLEVYIFDFSENMYDMDIRVDFLFFIREEQKFAGVEQLVNQIRQDVSHAKSRIFGT from the coding sequence ATGATCATACAGCACTTGCAGTATCCCTTAGAAGCCCTCGAGTATCATCCTAGTGTGCTGGCGATTGGATATTTTGACGGCGTTCATCAAGGGCATCGAAGAGTTATTCAGAAGGCAATGGATGTGGCAAAAGAAAAAGGATTAAGTTCTGCTGTCATGACGTTTCACCCTCATCCAAGGGAAATACTTGGGCAAAGCGGTTATACTCATTATTTAACACCTTTAGAGGAAAAGCTTAACCTATTAGAGAAGATGGGGATTGAGCTCGCTTATGTCGTTGATTTTGACATTCCGTTTTCCTCAGTATATCCCCAGGATTTTATTAATGAATTTCTTATTCCGCTGCAAGCTAGGCATATCGTGGTTGGGTTTGATTATACATTTGGATATAGAGGGAAAGGAACGGCCTTTACTCTGCAAGAGTATAGCCATAATCGGTATGGGCTGGATGTTGTGTCTCCCATCACACGTTACGGAGAAAAGATAAGTAGCACCATTATTCGCGAGTATCTTTATGGTGGTAAGATCCAGGAAGCTACTGAATTTCTAGGTAGGCCATACAGTATAAAAGGCATTGTTATTCATGGTGAAAAACGCGGAAGGCAAATTGGGTTTCCAACTGCTAATATTGGGCTAGAGGATCCTTATTTAATTCCACGAACAGGCGTATATGCGGTAAGGATCTATTTTGAAGAGAAGATCCTGTATGGCGTAATGAATATAGGCATTAAACCCACCTTTGAACAGGAAAAAAAGGAGAAGAGCCTAGAAGTATATATTTTTGATTTTAGTGAAAATATGTATGATATGGATATACGGGTAGATTTTCTCTTTTTTATTCGCGAAGAACAGAAGTTTGCTGGTGTGGAGCAGCTTGTAAATCAAATCAGGCAAGATGTTAGCCATGCAAAAAGCCGAATCTTTGGTACTTAA
- the rpsO gene encoding 30S ribosomal protein S15, with amino-acid sequence MALTQERKQQLIEEYRVHESDTGSPEVQVAILTEKINYLNGHLREHKKDHHSRRGLLKMVGQRRNLLTYLKNSDVTRYRDLINKLGLRR; translated from the coding sequence ATGGCATTAACACAAGAACGCAAGCAACAGTTGATCGAAGAATACCGCGTACACGAATCCGATACAGGATCTCCAGAAGTACAGGTAGCTATCCTTACGGAGAAGATTAACTACTTAAACGGACATTTGCGCGAGCACAAGAAAGATCATCATTCTCGCCGTGGTCTTCTTAAGATGGTAGGACAACGTCGTAATTTGTTGACTTACTTGAAGAATTCCGATGTAACTCGTTACCGTGATCTTATCAATAAGTTAGGCTTACGTCGTTAG
- the pnp gene encoding polyribonucleotide nucleotidyltransferase, protein MEIFSYDLGGRKLTVEYGKMAKQSNAAVLVRYGDTAVLSTVTASSQPSTLDFFPLTVNYEERLYAVGKIPGGFIKREGRPSEKAILASRLIDRPIRPLFPDGFRNEVQVVNIVMSVDQDCSSEIAAMIGTSIALSISDVPFNGPIGGAVVGRINGEFILNPTVEQQNQSDIHLVVAGTKDAINMVEAGAQEVPEEVMLEAIMFGHDHIRSVVTFIEDIQSKVGKPKMEVILHAVDTEIDQAVREYAQERLVEAVRIEEKQARQDAIDAIKEETLEHFAEIFPEGSKSISEVLYTIVKDEVRRLITHDKVRPDGRAIDEIRPITGEVNLLSRTHGSGLFTRGQTQALSICTLGALGDVQILDGLGIEESKRFMHHYNFPPFSVGEARPLRPPGRREIGHGALGERALEPVIPTEEEFPYTIRLVSEVLESNGSTSQASICASTLAMMDAGVPIKAPVAGIAMGLVKSGDYVTVLSDIQGMEDHLGDMDFKVAGTSNGVTALQMDIKIDGIDRAILEQALTQARVGRLHILDRMLEAISQPRQSLSQFAPKILTMKIHPDKIRDVIGPGGKIINKIIEETGVKIDIEQDGRIFIASVDEAMNQRAKQIIEDLVREVAVGQTYLGTVKRVEKFGAFVEVFAGKEGLVHISQLAEERVAKVEDVVSVGDQIMVKVIEIDNQGRVNLSRKVLLKEAKEQQENPTT, encoded by the coding sequence ATGGAGATTTTTTCTTATGATTTAGGTGGTAGGAAGCTTACAGTCGAATACGGAAAAATGGCTAAGCAATCGAATGCGGCTGTATTAGTACGCTATGGAGACACTGCTGTTTTATCCACGGTGACGGCGTCCAGTCAACCATCCACTCTTGATTTTTTTCCCTTAACCGTGAACTACGAAGAACGCTTATATGCGGTAGGAAAAATTCCTGGAGGATTTATAAAAAGGGAAGGAAGACCAAGTGAAAAGGCTATTTTAGCCAGCAGGCTGATTGACCGTCCTATTCGTCCGCTATTTCCAGATGGGTTCCGTAACGAAGTTCAAGTTGTAAACATTGTTATGTCAGTTGACCAAGATTGTTCCTCAGAAATCGCAGCGATGATTGGTACATCTATAGCCTTAAGTATATCTGATGTACCGTTTAACGGGCCGATTGGAGGAGCAGTTGTAGGAAGGATTAATGGAGAGTTCATCCTGAACCCTACGGTTGAGCAACAAAATCAAAGTGATATTCACCTTGTAGTCGCAGGGACGAAAGATGCCATTAATATGGTGGAAGCTGGAGCTCAAGAGGTTCCTGAAGAAGTGATGTTAGAAGCTATCATGTTTGGTCATGACCATATTCGTTCTGTTGTAACGTTTATCGAGGATATCCAATCGAAGGTCGGAAAGCCAAAAATGGAAGTTATTCTTCATGCTGTTGATACAGAAATCGACCAAGCGGTTAGAGAGTATGCACAAGAGCGGCTTGTGGAGGCAGTTCGTATAGAAGAAAAACAAGCAAGGCAAGATGCAATAGACGCAATCAAAGAGGAAACGCTAGAGCACTTTGCTGAGATCTTTCCGGAAGGTTCTAAGAGTATATCAGAAGTGTTGTACACCATTGTTAAGGATGAAGTACGACGTTTAATTACTCATGATAAGGTTAGACCGGATGGACGAGCTATTGATGAGATTCGTCCGATTACAGGTGAAGTGAACTTGTTGTCTCGGACACATGGCTCAGGGTTATTTACGCGTGGACAGACTCAAGCACTGAGTATTTGTACACTAGGAGCACTTGGTGACGTTCAAATCTTGGATGGTCTTGGAATCGAAGAGAGCAAGAGATTCATGCATCATTACAACTTCCCTCCATTTAGTGTAGGTGAAGCACGTCCGCTTCGACCTCCTGGGAGACGTGAAATTGGCCATGGAGCTCTAGGGGAACGCGCGTTGGAGCCTGTTATCCCAACTGAGGAAGAATTTCCTTATACGATTCGATTAGTCTCTGAAGTTCTTGAATCAAACGGATCTACATCCCAAGCTAGTATCTGCGCCAGCACACTAGCCATGATGGATGCTGGAGTACCCATCAAGGCACCGGTTGCAGGGATTGCCATGGGTTTGGTTAAGTCAGGAGACTATGTCACAGTTCTTTCTGATATTCAAGGGATGGAAGATCATCTAGGAGATATGGATTTTAAAGTGGCAGGGACAAGCAATGGAGTTACAGCCCTCCAAATGGATATTAAGATTGATGGTATCGATCGAGCTATACTTGAACAAGCACTTACACAGGCTCGTGTTGGACGCCTACACATTCTCGACCGTATGTTAGAAGCCATCTCCCAACCAAGACAGAGCTTGTCACAATTCGCTCCTAAGATACTAACTATGAAGATTCATCCCGATAAGATCCGTGACGTTATCGGACCAGGTGGTAAGATCATCAATAAGATCATTGAAGAGACCGGTGTCAAGATTGACATCGAACAAGATGGACGCATTTTTATTGCCTCTGTTGATGAAGCCATGAACCAGCGGGCAAAGCAGATTATTGAAGATTTAGTGCGTGAGGTTGCAGTAGGTCAGACGTACTTAGGGACAGTAAAACGAGTCGAAAAGTTCGGGGCTTTCGTTGAAGTGTTCGCAGGTAAGGAAGGTTTGGTGCATATCTCTCAATTGGCTGAAGAAAGAGTGGCTAAGGTAGAGGATGTTGTTTCAGTAGGAGATCAGATCATGGTCAAAGTTATTGAAATCGACAATCAAGGAAGGGTTAACCTTTCACGCAAAGTGCTTCTCAAGGAAGCAAAAGAACAACAAGAAAATCCAACAACCTAG
- a CDS encoding polysaccharide deacetylase family protein, which yields MKWSKAQVQLLLSGLFLVLFLFALQSQAIDRYVSSVKGIPVNGQNREEWMGKLQELKAKHEIAPIDARIDPVWKAIPGYNGITLNIEKSLDKLEDAGRFDHSLVVFEEVEPKVKLADLNPSPIYRGNPDKPVVSFMINVAWGNEYLPEILRTLEKYNVKSTFFLDGSWVSKFPEEARKIKQAGHEIGNHAFSHPDMKTISLNRIRLEISKTNEVIQKELDVKPTLFAPPSGSFDERTVQMAAQDGMYTILWTLDTVDWRKPAPSEIIQRLTPKLDNGGLILMHPTESSMKALPALLESAQSKGLKVGTVSELISSGRVYPIEVKR from the coding sequence ATGAAATGGTCAAAAGCACAGGTGCAGCTCTTATTAAGCGGGCTTTTTCTAGTGCTTTTTTTGTTTGCGTTGCAATCGCAGGCAATCGATAGATATGTTTCCTCGGTGAAAGGCATCCCTGTCAATGGCCAGAACAGGGAGGAATGGATGGGGAAGTTACAAGAACTCAAGGCCAAGCATGAAATTGCTCCAATTGACGCGCGAATTGATCCAGTTTGGAAGGCCATTCCAGGATACAACGGTATAACTCTCAATATAGAGAAGTCCTTAGACAAGTTAGAGGATGCTGGTCGATTTGATCATTCACTCGTAGTGTTCGAGGAAGTTGAGCCAAAAGTAAAACTAGCGGACTTAAACCCCTCTCCCATTTATAGAGGGAACCCGGATAAGCCTGTAGTTTCTTTCATGATTAATGTAGCTTGGGGCAACGAATATTTACCCGAAATTTTGAGGACATTAGAAAAATATAATGTAAAATCTACCTTCTTCCTGGATGGTTCTTGGGTAAGCAAGTTTCCAGAGGAAGCCAGAAAGATTAAACAAGCAGGTCATGAGATTGGCAATCATGCCTTTTCTCATCCAGACATGAAAACCATTTCACTCAATAGAATCCGCTTGGAGATTTCAAAGACCAACGAGGTTATTCAAAAGGAACTAGATGTCAAACCAACGTTGTTTGCACCACCTTCTGGATCTTTTGATGAACGCACCGTACAAATGGCTGCACAAGATGGAATGTATACCATACTATGGACATTAGATACAGTAGATTGGCGTAAACCGGCACCATCCGAAATTATCCAAAGACTTACTCCGAAATTAGACAATGGCGGCTTGATTCTCATGCATCCTACAGAATCTTCCATGAAAGCCTTACCTGCATTATTAGAATCAGCTCAGTCTAAAGGACTTAAAGTAGGTACAGTGAGCGAACTAATCTCCTCCGGACGTGTGTATCCTATTGAGGTGAAAAGGTAA